One Vitis riparia cultivar Riparia Gloire de Montpellier isolate 1030 chromosome 4, EGFV_Vit.rip_1.0, whole genome shotgun sequence genomic window carries:
- the LOC117913065 gene encoding heterogeneous nuclear ribonucleoprotein H2 isoform X1 — protein MYGSRGAMLGSGGVSDGYEIGSKRQRMMESNPYFAVSSSASGFQPYGYGSGFQPPTFPVVRLRGLPFNCTDLDIFKFFAGLDIVDVLLVNKSGRFSGEAYVVFAGSMQADFALQRDRQNMGRRYVEVFRCKKQDYYHAVASEVNYEGIYDNDFHGSPPPSRSKRFSDKDQMEHTEILKLRGLPFSVKKSQILEFFGDFELGDDKVHIACRPDGKATGEAYVEFASAEEAKKAMGKDKMTIGSRYVELFPSTPDEARRAESRSRQ, from the exons ATGTACGGATCGAGAGG GGCAATGTTGGGAAGCGGGGGGGTTTCGGACGGGTACGAGATCGGCTCAAAGAGACAAAGAATGATGGAATCAAATCCCTACTTCGCAGTGAGCAGCAGTGCAAGTGGTTTCCAACCTTATGGCTATGGAAGCGGCTTTCAGCCTCCCACCTTTCCAGTGGTTCGTCTCAGGGGCCTTCCTTTCAACTGCACCGATCTTGACATTTTCAAGTTCTTTGCTGGGCTAGACATAGTGGATGTGTTGCTGGTGAACAAGAGTGGGCGCTTCTCAGGAGAGGCTTATGTTGTCTTTGCGGGATCCATGCAGGCTGACTTTGCTTTGCAGAGGGATAGACAGAACATGGGACGCAGATATGTTGAAGTTTTTAGGTGCAAGAAGCAGGATTATTACCATGCTGTGGCTTCAGAGGTGAATTATGAAGGAATATATGACAATGACTTCCATGGAAGTCCTCCTCCATCTAGGTCAAAGAGGTTCTCAGATAAGGACCAAATGGAGCACACTGAAATATTGAAGTTACGTGGTCTCCCCTTCTCTGTGAAGAAATCTcaaattcttgaattttttggAGACTTTGAGCTTGGAGATGATAAGGTACACATTGCATGTCGCCCAGATGGTAAGGCTACCGGAGAGGCTTATGTGGAGTTTGCTTCAGCAGAAGAGGCTAAGAAAGCTATGGGCAAGGACAAGATGACAATTGGATCACGGTATGTCGAGCTCTTCCCGTCAACACCAGATGAGGCAAGACGAGCTGAGTCAAGATCAAGGCAATGA
- the LOC117913065 gene encoding heterogeneous nuclear ribonucleoprotein F isoform X2 — protein MQADFALQRDRQNMGRRYVEVFRCKKQDYYHAVASEVNYEGIYDNDFHGSPPPSRSKRFSDKDQMEHTEILKLRGLPFSVKKSQILEFFGDFELGDDKVHIACRPDGKATGEAYVEFASAEEAKKAMGKDKMTIGSRYVELFPSTPDEARRAESRSRQ, from the coding sequence ATGCAGGCTGACTTTGCTTTGCAGAGGGATAGACAGAACATGGGACGCAGATATGTTGAAGTTTTTAGGTGCAAGAAGCAGGATTATTACCATGCTGTGGCTTCAGAGGTGAATTATGAAGGAATATATGACAATGACTTCCATGGAAGTCCTCCTCCATCTAGGTCAAAGAGGTTCTCAGATAAGGACCAAATGGAGCACACTGAAATATTGAAGTTACGTGGTCTCCCCTTCTCTGTGAAGAAATCTcaaattcttgaattttttggAGACTTTGAGCTTGGAGATGATAAGGTACACATTGCATGTCGCCCAGATGGTAAGGCTACCGGAGAGGCTTATGTGGAGTTTGCTTCAGCAGAAGAGGCTAAGAAAGCTATGGGCAAGGACAAGATGACAATTGGATCACGGTATGTCGAGCTCTTCCCGTCAACACCAGATGAGGCAAGACGAGCTGAGTCAAGATCAAGGCAATGA